The Malus sylvestris chromosome 8, drMalSylv7.2, whole genome shotgun sequence genomic interval cccgagtgaggaaaacttctcggttggagacttgaaaaatccaagtcactgagtggtcgtgagacttccgagtatcaaggtgcagtagcatatggtaggagtcccccaagtctccggtcgagggagttgacgaatgaggtgtcttgctagtagccaagcttCTAAattaacaaaacttcaccattttcctttctaagtggtagcccaaaactccttatTCACATATAtgtgttatgaaagttgttaggcccaaagaataAGAGgcttgacaaatttttttttttttttcaaaatttcgaaattctgaattttcgaattttggaatttccgaaaaaaaaatatatatatatatatatatttaagctttgtaggcgaagccttgatgttgaagctttgtaggtgaagctttgaggttgaagctttgttgggtactatgaattgattttgcttcacactatcttgatcaagagtgtgtgaagcttttgtaggtgaagcttttgtgttgaagctttgtagtaatggtgggcacttggaaccaaaaaccgaaaccaaaacacgaatcgaatcaaaccgcaccaaacggtttgattttgcggttttgaaacggtttcagTTTCAAACAGAACTGCGGCGcacaaaacggtttggtttcggttttgggttttcaaaaccacACCGAAACCAAAACCGCaccatataataaataaatgttatataacttatattttaaacttttcaaCTAGGTTATAACTTATAGGTTTGTATTATGGCAAACTTAACCTTTCAATTGGGTTATAAAGTATTGTGATTGGTAATCAAGTTCAATTTTAGTAGATGTGATGCATAAGGATTTAAAGTTTAAATCCTTTGATGCATTGGATGTTGTCTCAATTTTAGTAGTTGTCATTTGTTgcagttttggtacaagtttggTACAAGTTAGCTGGCACTTTTGGTGCAGATTTTTGGTTCTGTTTTGTGCAgttttggtgcagttttggtgctgtttttggtgctgttttggtgctgttttttaTGCTGTTTTGCTGCATTATTTTTTGGTGCAATTTTGTGCAATTTTGGTGCAGTTTTTGCTGTTGTTTTTTATGCAATTTTACTGcatattcattaattaatatacgAGGAAAATAAGACCGTCTTATGCATAAATAggtgtatattttaaattgtacattttttttctcaaaaaccaaaccgaaaccattTGAAACTacaccgcaccgaaccgaacggtttggtttcatttcggttttggcttcaaaattgAACTGCACCAAACCGCACCGCACCAAACCGCACCGCGCCCACCCCtactttgttggtgaagcttttgtgggtgaagcttttgtaggtcaagcttttgtgggttaagcttttgtgggtcaagcttttgtgggtgaaacttttgtgggtgaagcttttgtgttgaagcttttgtaggtgaagctttggagttgaagctttgtaggtgaagctttggaattgaagcttttgttgggtaccatgaattgattttgcttcacactatcttgatcaagatagtgtgaagcttttgagaatttgtagttgtcctccattgatgaagctttgttgaatttcccaatttcctttttttttttttgtttttttttttgggaattttagaaatttgaaaatgtgggaaagacaacatatacaaattttgcttccacactgttgagcaagagattgtgatgcaagccacaccttgtagtagtcgaaggtttggatgaaccatataaattgaatttgcttcgaacagtcttgatcaagagtgtgtgaagctttctacgagttatagttgcccttcattgatgaagcttttgttggcaccataaattgggagctcattggcttcatgttccgtaggaacttcgaagttaagcaagttcgcgcgagagtaatcccatgatgggtgacccactaggaagttgctcgtgaattcccagaaacaaaatcgtgagggtatggttggggcccaaagcggacaatatcgtgctacggcggagtcgagcccgggatgtggtgggggctcgggccgGGATATGACAGAGAAGTTGTATTCAACACGTTAGGTCTTCTTGAGGGTGGGATTGGGCATGGAACAATTTAGGGTACACTAATTTAATGAGGGCATTCTTATCATTTACGGGTAAAAGTTCACATGTCACCTCCTGGATTCTCTATATTATTTTTGCCTCCACAAGTGCCCCCACATTTGCTGTGTTGTGCATAGGaagtaggggtggttcggtatgggatactgAACCAAAAAGCACAAACCGATTCCTAAACCGAACTCTTTCAGGACAAGATTATGAataccgaaaccgaaaccgaaatttcggtttccCAATTTTCGGAATTCTCGAAAACATTTCGGTATTTTAGGATcccaaatcaaaccaaaacaaagaCAAATCCCCAATTTGTAAATCCTTAATTCGAGCCCTAATTCAAAAACAAGATACCCAAGCTTCCTCCAAATCCCCAGTTTGCAGTAGTTGCACCATAAATTCCAACTCTTTAAGGGAATAGAATATGACTTAGTTTTAAATTGGTAGAACAATTTGGAAGGCATGATAGAACCTGCAAAAAGTAATACCATATGGCTGAAAGGAGAGTCGAGAGAGAAAGAAGCGAGTGAAAGGAAAGGAGATAAAGCTGGTGAGTCAAGTGTTGGTGGCAAAACCaccgagagaaagagagagtttgagagagaagaTGCAACTCTAAAAATTGAAAtcgagaggagagagatgaaaTTGCATAAATGGGAAATGGTAGGCGGCTAGGGTTAATGAAAATGTTAAAGTATGAGTAACTAATAGttattaaacatataaatatattttatgtATTATAATTTGACAAATTGAGAGTTGGCTCAGTGGTGAAGTTCCATGATTCTCCAAGGGGAGATTAGGGGTTCGAATCCTTGCCGGTTCGGTTTGGGAAAACCGAAATCCACAAATGCTAGACCGAATACCAAACCGAACTGGGCGGTTCGGGATAATAACCAAACCGAAAATTTCGGGAAATTTCGAGATAATTTCGGTTTGGGTTCGGTATGGATTGGGAAATTCGGGAATTTTTTCTAGCCCTAATAGGAAGGGTGGGAGGTGTAGAAGTCCAAAATTGAGTATGTCTGCCAAAGATGAGTTATTCGACTGCATTAGATTCTGAGTTTTttgaatcaaatgaattgaagaaacaaaaaagtcaatgaccaaaaaaaaaaaaattgaaaaagtcgATGACTAAAAATGAATAAGAATACATGAAAGATAAAAATGGAACATTATTTGGCTATTCAAAGATGAGTAGGAACTCATACTCAAAACTCTTAGTATTTGAATCATAGAGTTTTCTGCTTATGATTAAAGTAATTCATATTATCAATCACACTGTAAAGATCATGAgcaaaaatgaattaaaatgaaggttgtttagtcaatctattctagcaaatacatagacggtttgtaatgcttttaccaattttgttcatttgtttttatacagtTTGATGACTATTCTAGCAAATACATAGAAGGTTTGTAATACTTTTACCAATttcgttcatttgtttttatacagtttgatgactaaacaaccttagttttaatatattttttgcagagatgatctttataaggtgatttataatataaacgatTTTGATTGTAAGCATGAAGTTCAATAAATTGACCACGAataattttaaggaaaactaatgaaaatggcttgaaaacctttgagttttaatgataaggacaaaataaagggtaaagtgaatagtaccaggattgactttttagtgtaaaaatgtgatttttcattaaaatgaacagtactggtgcttttcgttaaaattcccataATTTTAAGAGTTCATAATTTCTGAACTTTATAAGTTTGTCATAAAAGGTTGAAACCGTAAAAAACAGAGAAAGCAATCAGCCACCGGCGCTTCGGACGGGAAATTGCGTTTGGCCCGGTTTTCATTTCGTCCCACACTGACCTCAGCGATCGAGTCGATCTTCCAGCCATGGATTCTTCAAACCTCACCTCGCTTCCGGAGGACACACTCGaagaccaacaacaacaaccaccaccacaaccccGACCTCTCTCTGCCTTTGCCTCTCGTCCCGATCGCCCTCCCACTCAGTGAGTTGTTCTTCTCAACTCGCCTCCCTGCATTTCAACAATTCTAATTTCAACTTCTGGGTCTCGAGAGCGTCATAATAATGCTTTTTCACTTGCTGTTGTTGTTTCAGGACTAGTTCAGAAAAGTACTCAGCTTTGGATTGGAAGGAGTATTTCGACACAGAGGATGATATCAGCATTCTGGGTTCGAATGATGTGAGTCTGTCTGTGTAGAATTGTGAATTTTCTGATTCCACTACGTGTTTATGATCTTCAAATGTGCTTACCCTTTTGTTGTTTCAGGTTTTTCATGTATACACGGCAGGAACGGAGGGACCAGTTGTGTTCTGTCTACACGGAGGTGGTTACTCAGGGTATGTTTGAATGAATATTTGGTTTTTCAGGTTTCAGTTGTTCAGGTTGAGCTGAAACATCTGTTATAATAAACTCAGGGAAGTTTGAAAGCAATCACATTTTGTTGTAATAAACTCTTTTTTGTGGTTTACTTAATTTGAATAAGCCCATAGTTTCATGAATATTGAATGCTAACATTTTTCCACGCATCTGTTTAAGTTTGATCGGCAcattgtatttatttttatgctTGGATACTTTGAAAATCTGTTATGCTATGGTAGATTACATGATTTATTTGCGCAGGCTCTCATTTGCCTTGTCAGCAAGTAAAATTAAGGAGAAAGCTCGGGTAGTTGCCATGGACTTGAGAGGACATGGAAAATCAACTACTGAAAATGATACCGATCTTTCTATTGAGGTAAATGCGGTCAAAATTGGATTGTTAAACGTAAATTATGATTTGCTCTTCTAAGCTGTGATTCCTCTGTAAGTATCCAGTCAACTAAATGGTAGTTCTCTTATGTGCAGACTATGTGCAATGATGTTGTAGCTGTTGTGAAAGCAATGTATGGAGATTCCCCTCCTGCAATTGTGCTTGTTGGCCACAGGTTTGTAGTTTTTTAATGATTTAGTTTCCATTGAAATTTTTGCAGTACATTACCTTTGGTTCCGGCGTGTGTCTTGAGAGAAGTGAATTTAACACTTACGAAATGTATCAAAACGATCACAGTAATCAATTTGTGGGTTTTCCTCTGTTTGACAACTTACATTACCACATTTATGAAGAACTCCTGATGTTTTGGGCTTGAAAGTTCGAAACACATAAGCTCCATTCATCATCATTAATCTGTAGCTCATTATCACAATACTGCTATTGGTTGCAGGAATAGACAATTGCATATTATTGGTGAATTTTTTGTAGAAGATCATATCAATGATAATcccaatttcattttcttaagctttatttactaattttttttaacttccaTGAATCTCTAAGGATACCCGGTGTTCCTAATTTTCACATTAATCATTGTTGACTTATGTCACTGTCATACAGTATGGGAGGGTCAGTTGCTGTGCACATTGCTGCAAGGAAAGCATTGTCTAGTTTGGCTGGGCTGGTTGTTGTTGATGTTGTAGAGGTTTGGTTACTGACAAATTAGTATCTCAGATTTGTTTGAGACTAGTTACCTTTAGTGGCATACATGCAGTCAAATTACACTGGCATTTGTGAACATTTCAGGGTACAGCTTTGGCTTCATTGGTTCATATGCAGAAAATCCTATCAGGCAGGGTGCAGCATTTTTCAAGCATTGAAAAAGCGGTACCTACAATGTCTTCAAACCCTAATAATTCCTGACTTTTGTTTACGTTCTCGTGTGCTTGAGTGGCTTGAAGCACAATTTTGTTCAAAACTTGCACTGCAATTAGGGCATCACACTAGAAGATAAACAAATTAATACAAAGATTCTTATTGCCAGGATGCACATATGTAAATGTGATCAAGGCATATATGGCTTTTAAAGTAATATATCAAAGGGCACCCTTGAACTTAGGGGTCAATACCAATTTCTTCTTGGCCTCCGGTTTGATTAATGTAGAGCCTAAACATTAAATCTTCCTGCCAACCAAATCCATTCAATTACATTTGTGCAATTTTTTTCTGACTTTCAGGAAAAAAATGTtagattaatgaattaaaaacaaaaagactTAAAACTTTTAAGAACTCAAAACTAACATGAGCTCCACATCCACTGTTGCGCATTAGTCCTACAGTGCAGATTATTATTCCAACAACTGGTTCTAAAACCGGTTTCTGCACACATCCTCTACTATAAATGTAGTCCATTCCAGTCCCATTGAATACGATTGGACGTAATCATGTTCTTGTGGTGATCACCTTTGTCAACTTTTACAGCGGAAATTTCTATTTTCAAATATCTTTCATTTGATTTCATCTCGTGGCAATGCTGATGGTGCTGCAGATGTCAGTGCCAGCAGTTCCTAGGCTATGTAGGGCATTGGAAGATACcagttttattgttttatttgcTAATTACCATTTTTTCCATGGAAAATCACGAGCGTGTTACATGCATAACGATCTATTAACAGATTTGGTTGAGGAAAAGGGCATTTCGAAATTTTACTTAGTTTAGGGGAAACAGTGGTCAAATTAAATGTAAAGGTTAGCATCCTCTTAGCACCAAAGAGAAAAAGGTCAAACGTGGACACTGGAAttggccccaaacttcaaggaGGATATTGAAGTTTCCCCTT includes:
- the LOC126632321 gene encoding uncharacterized protein LOC126632321; this translates as MDSSNLTSLPEDTLEDQQQQPPPQPRPLSAFASRPDRPPTQTSSEKYSALDWKEYFDTEDDISILGSNDVFHVYTAGTEGPVVFCLHGGGYSGLSFALSASKIKEKARVVAMDLRGHGKSTTENDTDLSIETMCNDVVAVVKAMYGDSPPAIVLVGHSMGGSVAVHIAARKALSSLAGLVVVDVVEGTALASLVHMQKILSGRVQHFSSIEKAIEWSMRGGSLRNIESARVSIPSTLKYDDSKKCYIYRARLEETEQYWKSWYEGLSEKFLSSPVPKILLLAGTDRLDRALTIGQMQGKFQMVVIRHTGHAIQEDVPDEFATLVTNFISRNRIGPRGVEIPGLRRPSQPKP